The Anaerotignum faecicola region CAGTTTGTTTTATTTGCGAAATGCTCCAATTCATGCAGAAAAATATACCGCAGTTCATCCTGAGAATACATAGCATTCGGCATAAAAATAATCTGCCTGAAATAGCCGTATTCCAGTATCGTCTGTATATTTCCGTCCACAATCACCGTTGTTTCAAATTGATACCCATTCTCTTTCTTAACTTCTTCCAAGATCTTCAGGTATCTCTCATCACAGACACTCGGCAAATGTCCAAACCTATGGATTAACTGCCTGTAGAAATGAATTCTGCTCCACGAAATGCAAAATATCCCTGCGATCCAGACAGCAAGCAAAAGCCATCTCACCTGCACCGCAAATCCGCCAATCGTAAAAAGCTTCTTTTCCATGCTACGAATGATGGTGGGGAAAATTTCAAAGGAACTGATTACTTTGGCGTGTACAAATTCAACAGGGAAAAGAAATTTCACCAAAAGTGCTGTCCCAAATACCGCAAATACCCTTAATGGGATATGCAGTAAAATTTTGTCGCTTTTTGATAAGCACACAAAAAATACAAAAAACAAATTGCTTACCAAAATTGCTGTAATAAATGAATAACTAGTAAACAAAATCATACTTCTCACCTAATTTACAACCTGTCATCCTTTTTACAGTAATCATTCAACCAATTTTCCAGCTCGGAAATAATTTCTTTATCATTTTCTTTGTCCCCACCTAACAAGCCGGATAAAAAAGAGGACACATTGAACTTATTCGTTTCGTTGTCAAAAACCTCCGAAACCTGATTTGTAACATAGTCTGAAAGACTGATTTTAGCCTCATACAGTCGACTGTTCACCTTCGCAACCTTTTGGGAACCACAAACGCCGATATAACCATTCTCCAATAATTTGTTCAACAATGGATGGATGGAATTTGCGGACCAAGTACCCTCTTTTCTGTGCTGCAGGACTTCAGATACCGTCAGTGGTTTGTCTATACTCCAGAATATGGTCATAATCTCATATTCCTTTGGGGATAAATAGTTTTTATGCGGATTCATATTTTCTCACCTCACTTTATATTTTTATAGTGTATTTTTTTTTATTATATAATTTACTTGTAGAAGCGTCAATTATCAATAATCGACAAATATTCATACCCAAACACTATCATTCACCTTATCTAATAGGCATTTTCACGATAATCCTTTTAGTGAAATTTTTATAATATTTGTTTCTTGAACAAAAAACGGCTGAATATAAATCAACCGTTTTCTTACTAAGCTATAATTCTTTTCTTGCATCTGTCGCAAAACCACTTCTATATTCACTCCAAATCTATCTAACCCCCTAAAAGCTCCTTGGTCTTTCCGACTAGATATAATGGAATATTGGTAATATTACCGTCCTTTCTATATCCCATTTTTGAAAATCTGACTGCGTATAGAGGGTGATTGTCTGCAACATATTTTTTGAAGGTCGGTGCCGATTTATCCTCACCGCCTTTTGTTTCAACAGGAATAATCTCCATGCCGCACTGCAGCACAAAATCAATTTCCCCATTTCTGCTTGAGAAGTATCTCGGCATTACCTCAAACTGCCCCCTAAGCTGCTGCAAAACATAATTTTCCGTCAGCGGCCCTTTAAACTGATAGGTTGACTTTAGAAGGATTGCACTGTTATCAACGCCCGCCATCTGCTTCAACAATCCGGTATCAAATAAAAATAATTTAAATTGGTCTAACTTATCAAAGGCAGAGAGCGGATGCTCCAGCTTAGAAACATTATATATCCGGTTTAGCATACCTGCCGAAACAAGCCATTCTATTGCTTCTTCAAAATCTCTGGCTCTTGCCCCTTCTTTCACTGCTCCATACATGAATTTTTCATTTGACTTTGCAAGCTGCGTTACAATACTGCGAAAAACCATAAGGATTCGTCCGCTATTCACCTTACCATTGTGTTTAGAAAAATCGTTTTCGTATACCTCGATCAGTTCACGTTGAATTTGAGCAATTTTAGCCGGGTCTTTATGCTTTAACCAAGAAGAAACACATTCAGGCATTCCCCCTATAATAAGATAATTGTTATAAGCTTCCAACAGTCTATTATGAAAGATTTCTTCTATCTGCTGTTCCTTATGGATATCCTCATAATA contains the following coding sequences:
- a CDS encoding BlaI/MecI/CopY family transcriptional regulator, producing MNPHKNYLSPKEYEIMTIFWSIDKPLTVSEVLQHRKEGTWSANSIHPLLNKLLENGYIGVCGSQKVAKVNSRLYEAKISLSDYVTNQVSEVFDNETNKFNVSSFLSGLLGGDKENDKEIISELENWLNDYCKKDDRL
- a CDS encoding M56 family metallopeptidase; this translates as MILFTSYSFITAILVSNLFFVFFVCLSKSDKILLHIPLRVFAVFGTALLVKFLFPVEFVHAKVISSFEIFPTIIRSMEKKLFTIGGFAVQVRWLLLAVWIAGIFCISWSRIHFYRQLIHRFGHLPSVCDERYLKILEEVKKENGYQFETTVIVDGNIQTILEYGYFRQIIFMPNAMYSQDELRYIFLHELEHFANKTNWIKLVVIILECVFWWNPLIYPFRNACSHLLEVYCDSCVSKKLDKREKIAYLGCLIQEMKRETSVLCRKKKYHFSSQFFWQSNLKQRFSVMMQYERNRKFEIGTYFVVFALFFLSYGFVLQPAYKSPEVDFNYIYDEDYTIVPDNGGYILYIEDEPLMFFSSVDEIEMVGLSYEGEKNEENLY
- a CDS encoding ATP-binding protein — encoded protein: MVLKGARQVGKTWLMKEFGKNYYKSFVYFNFDEEDELKSIFETNKNPQRIIELLSMIAGEKIYPLDTLVIFDEVQECPEALNALKYFKEMANEYHVIAAGNLLGTLLAKPKSYPVGMVNLLDIFPLTFEEFLKATDAPLFAYYEDIHKEQQIEEIFHNRLLEAYNNYLIIGGMPECVSSWLKHKDPAKIAQIQRELIEVYENDFSKHNGKVNSGRILMVFRSIVTQLAKSNEKFMYGAVKEGARARDFEEAIEWLVSAGMLNRIYNVSKLEHPLSAFDKLDQFKLFLFDTGLLKQMAGVDNSAILLKSTYQFKGPLTENYVLQQLRGQFEVMPRYFSSRNGEIDFVLQCGMEIIPVETKGGEDKSAPTFKKYVADNHPLYAVRFSKMGYRKDGNITNIPLYLVGKTKELLGG